From Pelosinus fermentans DSM 17108, the proteins below share one genomic window:
- a CDS encoding YitT family protein, translating to MPGKKISTKEYIRRYVFMFIGSILAAVGLEVFLVPNQIIDGGVIGISIMASHLTGWPLGLFIFVLNFPFIYLGYMQIGKNFAISTLFALTSLSIWVSVLLPIPGFTNDVFLAAIFGGIILGIGVGLIIRYGGSLDGTEIVAIILDKRTGFSVGEIIMFFNIFIIGSAGLVFSWDKAMYSLIAYFVAYKLIDITIEGLDESKGVMIVSDHPHEIAEVLMARLGRGVTILHGQGAYTGESKQVLYSVITRLEIAKLKIIIQEIDENAFVTINEVHDVMGGKVKKRAIH from the coding sequence ATGCCGGGAAAGAAAATTTCAACGAAAGAGTATATCCGAAGGTATGTTTTCATGTTTATTGGTTCCATTTTAGCAGCGGTAGGGTTAGAGGTTTTTTTGGTTCCCAATCAGATTATTGATGGTGGAGTAATTGGTATCTCTATCATGGCAAGTCATTTAACTGGATGGCCGCTAGGGTTATTTATCTTCGTATTGAATTTTCCATTCATCTATTTAGGGTACATGCAGATTGGAAAAAACTTTGCGATATCAACCTTGTTTGCCTTGACTTCTCTGTCGATCTGGGTAAGTGTTTTGCTGCCTATTCCAGGCTTTACAAATGATGTGTTTTTAGCAGCCATCTTTGGGGGAATTATCCTTGGAATTGGTGTAGGACTCATTATTCGCTATGGCGGTTCTTTAGATGGCACTGAAATTGTTGCCATTATATTAGATAAACGTACAGGTTTTTCTGTAGGCGAAATTATTATGTTCTTCAATATATTCATTATTGGAAGCGCAGGACTAGTATTTAGCTGGGATAAAGCTATGTATTCTTTAATTGCCTATTTTGTTGCTTATAAATTAATAGATATTACGATCGAGGGCTTGGATGAGTCAAAGGGTGTCATGATTGTTAGTGACCATCCTCATGAAATAGCCGAAGTGCTGATGGCGCGGCTGGGGCGTGGAGTCACTATTTTACATGGTCAGGGTGCCTATACGGGTGAGTCTAAGCAAGTGCTTTACTCTGTTATTACTCGTCTGGAGATTGCCAAACTGAAAATCATTATTCAAGAGATTGATGAAAATGCTTTTGTAACGATTAATGAGGTTCATGATGTAATGGGTGGAAAAGTAAAAAAACGCGCAATACATTAG
- a CDS encoding sensor histidine kinase: MKNIDISDLDRIVKTTIDAVEQGKTQIFDIYEAARNEVENIKKDVERTKQETVAIIFTVDDLEKKERRSRIKLMEVSRNFSIYSEDDIKAVYDDARNLQVELAVARAQEQSLRQQRDDLELRLRSLKDTVSKAEGLTTQVGAVLGYLGDEMGNVVVKIESLQQSQVFGAKIIKAQEEERRRVSREIHDGPAQAMANIVFRAEVCERLIDIDVLRAKKELADLRAQVRLCLKETRKIIFDLRPMTLDDLGLVPTVKRFLDTVKERSGMIYDIRILGEERRLDSYVEIGVFRIFQEAITNIEKHAQAQTISIAMEFRRDTFLATIADDGKGFNTADNFGSESFGLLGMRERIHLLNGELTIKSEIGVGTKVIIKVVFK; this comes from the coding sequence ATGAAAAATATTGATATTAGTGACCTTGATAGGATTGTCAAAACCACAATCGATGCCGTAGAGCAAGGAAAGACACAAATTTTTGATATTTATGAGGCGGCTCGTAATGAAGTTGAAAATATAAAAAAGGATGTAGAACGTACAAAGCAGGAGACAGTTGCTATCATCTTTACAGTGGATGATTTAGAAAAAAAAGAGCGGCGTTCCAGGATCAAGTTAATGGAAGTCAGCCGTAATTTCAGCATATATTCAGAAGATGATATTAAAGCAGTATATGATGATGCGAGAAACTTACAAGTTGAATTAGCGGTAGCTCGCGCACAGGAACAAAGCTTACGTCAGCAGCGTGATGATTTAGAGCTTCGTTTACGCTCTTTAAAAGATACGGTGTCTAAGGCAGAAGGTTTAACAACCCAGGTAGGAGCAGTTTTAGGGTATTTAGGCGATGAAATGGGAAATGTAGTAGTAAAAATTGAATCCTTGCAGCAGAGTCAAGTGTTTGGTGCCAAAATTATCAAAGCCCAGGAAGAAGAACGCCGCAGAGTGTCGCGGGAAATTCATGATGGACCAGCTCAAGCTATGGCAAATATTGTGTTTCGGGCGGAAGTTTGTGAGCGATTGATTGATATTGATGTGCTGCGTGCAAAAAAAGAACTGGCAGATCTTCGTGCACAAGTACGTCTTTGCCTAAAAGAAACGAGAAAAATTATTTTTGATTTACGTCCAATGACATTAGATGATTTGGGATTAGTACCTACAGTGAAACGGTTTTTAGATACGGTAAAAGAGCGCAGCGGTATGATTTATGATATTAGGATATTAGGTGAAGAACGGCGCTTAGATTCTTATGTGGAAATTGGTGTCTTTAGAATTTTTCAAGAAGCAATTACAAATATTGAGAAACATGCCCAGGCTCAGACGATCTCCATTGCTATGGAATTTCGCAGGGATACTTTCTTAGCTACCATTGCTGATGATGGTAAGGGTTTTAATACAGCAGATAATTTTGGCAGCGAAAGTTTTGGTTTACTGGGGATGCGGGAGCGAATTCATCTGCTGAATGGTGAGCTGACAATAAAGTCCGAAATTGGGGTAGGCACAAAAGTCATTATTAAAGTAGTATTTAAATAA
- a CDS encoding diguanylate cyclase domain-containing protein: protein MNQQFKILIAEDSKLERRMLRNNLASWGYQVYEAVNGKEAIVMFDEVNPDLVILDGIMPEMDGYAVCEYLQEQKRRSKTPIILITAYDNEEAVERAFAAGAGEYLTKPVYWNVLKYRIKRILQARQAEIALGKSEEKLQGILNNAVVGIGILDEHGNCIYGNQRLVDMLGYSLDELHTIGLKQVTHPEDWPRSAEGLRKMVNKEKLEYHVERRCIRKDRTVFWARLSAAVVYDEDHEVNSILGIMIDITDRKAMDVQISLQNQYLLALNEVSLQLLNRLDLDDVLAMIVTHAVSLFPNASGSLFLLKENNSQVELKFAIGLDENSIGTVQNKDEGIIGEVFRTGETVIVNDYQNWAKRINSHGMVHYGVFIGMPLFSDKKVVGVVYIYFDDSAWGCTQEQKFLLERFIGLASIAYDNAILYKLAQEEIGERKLVEEKLRYVSMHDSLTGLYNRTYFEEEFQRISSGSYPSVGIIVCDVDELKVVNDTLGHAFGDALIVAAATALKQACRPGDTVARIGGDEFVVLLPGADQEVMQDVCHQINEKVQRCRKNLNGTIVRLSIGWALHTGPDVNRKELFKEADKKMYQDKMLHRIG, encoded by the coding sequence ATGAATCAACAATTTAAAATTCTTATTGCCGAGGATAGCAAATTAGAACGCCGCATGCTGCGCAATAACCTTGCGTCTTGGGGCTATCAGGTTTATGAAGCCGTGAATGGCAAAGAGGCAATTGTGATGTTTGATGAGGTGAATCCTGACTTAGTCATTTTGGATGGTATCATGCCGGAAATGGATGGCTATGCTGTGTGTGAGTATTTGCAGGAGCAGAAAAGAAGAAGTAAGACTCCGATTATCCTCATTACTGCCTACGACAATGAAGAGGCGGTGGAACGAGCCTTTGCAGCAGGTGCTGGTGAGTATTTAACTAAGCCTGTGTATTGGAATGTTTTGAAATATCGCATTAAAAGAATTCTGCAAGCAAGGCAGGCGGAAATTGCCTTGGGCAAAAGTGAAGAAAAGCTGCAGGGCATTTTAAATAATGCGGTAGTCGGTATTGGGATTCTTGATGAACATGGTAATTGCATTTATGGGAATCAGAGGTTAGTGGATATGCTCGGCTATTCTTTGGACGAATTACATACAATTGGTTTAAAACAGGTAACGCACCCTGAAGATTGGCCAAGAAGTGCAGAAGGACTGCGGAAAATGGTCAATAAAGAAAAGCTGGAATATCATGTGGAAAGACGTTGCATTCGTAAAGACCGGACTGTCTTTTGGGCCAGATTGTCTGCGGCGGTTGTATATGATGAAGATCATGAAGTCAATTCGATTCTTGGCATCATGATTGATATTACAGATCGCAAGGCAATGGATGTGCAAATTAGTTTGCAAAATCAATATTTATTGGCTTTAAACGAAGTATCGCTGCAGTTGTTGAATCGTTTAGATTTGGATGATGTATTGGCCATGATTGTGACCCATGCGGTAAGTTTATTTCCTAATGCCAGTGGCAGCCTGTTTCTTTTAAAAGAAAATAATTCCCAAGTCGAACTGAAATTTGCTATCGGGCTTGATGAAAATAGCATCGGTACAGTTCAGAACAAAGACGAAGGAATTATTGGGGAAGTATTTCGCACGGGTGAGACCGTGATAGTGAATGATTATCAAAATTGGGCAAAGCGCATCAATAGTCATGGTATGGTACACTATGGAGTATTTATTGGAATGCCTTTGTTCTCTGACAAAAAAGTGGTTGGTGTCGTTTATATTTATTTTGATGATTCTGCCTGGGGATGTACTCAGGAACAAAAGTTCTTATTAGAGCGTTTTATTGGTCTGGCTTCTATTGCTTATGATAATGCAATTTTATATAAACTTGCTCAGGAAGAAATTGGTGAACGTAAGTTGGTAGAGGAAAAGCTCAGATATGTAAGTATGCATGATTCCCTGACTGGCCTTTACAACCGTACCTATTTTGAAGAAGAATTTCAAAGAATTTCGAGTGGATCATACCCATCTGTCGGGATTATTGTGTGTGATGTTGATGAATTAAAAGTTGTGAATGATACATTAGGACACGCTTTTGGAGATGCATTGATTGTCGCCGCAGCAACGGCGCTAAAACAGGCTTGCCGCCCAGGCGATACGGTTGCTCGGATTGGCGGTGATGAATTCGTAGTATTGCTGCCTGGTGCGGACCAAGAAGTTATGCAAGACGTATGTCATCAAATTAACGAGAAAGTACAGCGCTGCCGGAAAAACTTAAATGGCACCATTGTACGCTTATCCATAGGCTGGGCTCTGCATACTGGACCAGATGTAAATCGCAAAGAGCTGTTTAAAGAGGCTGATAAAAAAATGTATCAAGATAAAATGCTTCATAGGATCGGTTAA
- a CDS encoding aminotransferase class I/II-fold pyridoxal phosphate-dependent enzyme, with the protein MRLRQADTPLLAAMQHYVQEEVIPFHTPGHKQGKGMHHTLERIIGRGTLALDLALMEELDDFHEPYGCIKDAQELAAQLYGADHSFFVINGTTGGIYAMILAVAGPGEKIIVPRNAHRSIIGGIILSGAIPIFMQPEVDNDLGLAMGVTPETVENTVRQHPDAKGVLIINPNYYGVAVDLKKIVNLVHEHNMVVLVDEAHGPHLRFSNRLPIQALDAGADICAQSTHKIIGALTQCSLVHCREGRIRVPHLKAMLQLTQSTSPNYIMLVSLDVARMQMALEGTKLIERSIALANWTRQEINKIPGLYCFGSEKKGNPGIYDLDPTKVTVTVKGLGLTGPEAERILRHQYKIQVELSDLYNLLFLITLGDREEEVHLLVAALRDMAEKYAKAYDFSLLERCIHAPYPVAPQGILSPREALFGNTCMVPFAHSAGMICAEIVTFYPPGIPVVCPGERITQEIIDYCQLLQQSGMHVSGPEDYTLKTIKVVD; encoded by the coding sequence TTGCGTTTGAGGCAAGCAGACACCCCTTTACTGGCTGCAATGCAGCATTATGTACAAGAGGAAGTGATTCCTTTTCATACTCCAGGGCATAAGCAAGGTAAAGGAATGCATCATACATTAGAAAGAATAATAGGCAGAGGTACCCTGGCCTTGGATTTGGCTTTAATGGAAGAATTAGATGATTTTCACGAACCCTATGGCTGCATAAAGGATGCTCAGGAGCTGGCTGCACAGCTTTATGGTGCGGATCATAGTTTTTTTGTTATCAATGGTACAACGGGCGGAATTTATGCAATGATATTAGCTGTTGCCGGTCCAGGAGAAAAAATTATCGTGCCCCGTAATGCTCACCGCTCTATTATTGGCGGGATTATCTTAAGTGGGGCGATTCCAATCTTCATGCAGCCAGAAGTTGATAATGACTTAGGGCTGGCTATGGGAGTTACGCCAGAAACGGTAGAGAATACAGTGCGCCAGCATCCGGATGCTAAAGGAGTACTCATTATTAACCCTAATTATTATGGGGTTGCTGTAGATTTAAAAAAGATTGTAAATCTTGTTCATGAACATAACATGGTGGTGCTGGTAGATGAAGCTCATGGTCCTCACCTGCGTTTTAGCAATCGTCTGCCGATACAAGCTTTGGATGCCGGGGCTGATATTTGTGCCCAGAGTACTCATAAGATTATTGGTGCATTGACTCAATGCTCCTTAGTTCATTGCCGGGAGGGACGTATTCGTGTTCCTCATCTGAAAGCAATGCTGCAGTTGACTCAGTCTACCAGCCCTAACTATATTATGTTGGTATCCTTAGATGTAGCTCGTATGCAAATGGCTTTAGAAGGTACGAAGCTCATTGAACGATCCATTGCCTTAGCCAATTGGACAAGGCAGGAAATTAATAAAATACCTGGTTTATACTGTTTTGGTTCGGAGAAAAAGGGGAATCCCGGAATATATGATTTAGATCCAACGAAGGTTACTGTTACAGTTAAAGGACTGGGATTAACAGGTCCTGAGGCAGAGCGGATTTTACGTCATCAGTATAAAATACAAGTTGAGCTTTCGGATTTATATAATCTTCTTTTTTTAATTACCTTAGGGGATCGGGAAGAAGAAGTACATCTGTTGGTGGCAGCTCTTCGGGACATGGCAGAAAAATATGCAAAGGCTTATGACTTTTCCTTATTAGAACGCTGCATTCATGCACCATATCCAGTAGCGCCTCAAGGTATTTTATCTCCTCGTGAAGCTTTATTCGGCAACACCTGCATGGTACCTTTTGCTCATTCTGCAGGAATGATTTGTGCTGAAATTGTCACCTTTTATCCTCCCGGTATCCCTGTGGTATGCCCGGGAGAGAGGATAACCCAGGAAATTATCGATTATTGTCAACTGCTTCAGCAAAGTGGCATGCATGTGTCTGGACCAGAAGACTATACATTAAAAACAATTAAAGTGGTGGATTAA
- a CDS encoding dTMP kinase yields the protein MNGKLIIIEAGDGSGKATQTEKLYHRLKEEKRTVRKVSFPDYKSSSSALIKMYLNGDFGNRPDSVNPYAASSFYAVDRYASYKQDWGDFYKQGGIIIADRYTTSNMVHQAVKIHVQEEKDAFLDWLWDLEFVKFGLPIPDGVIFLDMPPMYSKILREERAKNNGEQTPDIHERDEQYLEDCYSNYCAIADKYHWHKISCIHHTQLKTVDEIHEDVYQSVQNILARNK from the coding sequence ATGAATGGTAAATTAATTATTATTGAAGCCGGAGATGGCAGCGGCAAAGCAACGCAGACAGAAAAACTATATCATCGTTTGAAAGAAGAAAAAAGAACAGTACGCAAAGTGAGCTTTCCGGACTATAAAAGTAGTTCTTCAGCACTAATAAAAATGTATCTCAATGGTGATTTTGGCAATCGTCCTGATTCGGTAAACCCTTATGCTGCTTCCAGTTTCTATGCAGTAGACCGCTATGCATCCTACAAGCAGGATTGGGGTGATTTTTATAAACAGGGCGGCATTATCATTGCCGATCGTTATACTACGTCCAATATGGTGCATCAAGCTGTAAAAATTCATGTACAGGAAGAAAAGGATGCTTTTTTAGATTGGCTCTGGGACTTAGAATTTGTGAAATTCGGTTTACCGATTCCAGATGGTGTGATTTTTCTCGATATGCCGCCAATGTACAGCAAAATTCTTAGAGAAGAGCGTGCTAAAAATAACGGGGAGCAAACTCCTGATATCCATGAGCGAGATGAGCAGTATTTAGAGGACTGCTATAGTAACTATTGTGCTATCGCCGATAAGTATCATTGGCATAAGATTTCCTGCATTCATCATACACAATTAAAGACAGTGGACGAGATTCATGAAGACGTCTACCAATCGGTACAAAATATACTGGCAAGGAACAAGTAA
- a CDS encoding guanylate kinase yields the protein MLIVLLGPTGSGKSTIEKKIGQSGIHRLRSHTTRLRKPGESEDAYYFVKKEEFKKVDLVESVLYKNSFFGLSREEVEIAETKDCVVTLDWNGAQQIKHRIPFAVTIFIDCPMYQLEKRLPIEIDSEKRKKIMEQVVLDSKCAANCDYIVRNYDGQLDEACAQILEICRQSKKSD from the coding sequence ATGCTGATTGTTCTGCTTGGTCCGACTGGATCGGGAAAAAGCACAATTGAAAAGAAAATAGGACAGAGTGGAATACATAGGCTGAGGTCCCACACTACTCGTCTGAGGAAACCCGGAGAGTCTGAAGATGCCTATTATTTCGTCAAAAAAGAAGAATTTAAAAAAGTGGATTTAGTAGAAAGTGTACTGTATAAAAATAGCTTTTTTGGACTGAGTCGGGAAGAAGTAGAAATTGCAGAAACCAAGGATTGTGTAGTGACTCTCGACTGGAATGGAGCTCAGCAAATTAAACATCGCATTCCATTTGCAGTTACCATATTTATTGATTGTCCAATGTACCAGCTGGAAAAACGCTTGCCAATTGAGATAGATAGTGAAAAACGCAAAAAAATTATGGAGCAGGTAGTGCTGGATTCAAAATGCGCTGCTAACTGTGATTATATTGTGAGAAATTATGATGGGCAGCTGGACGAAGCTTGTGCTCAAATATTAGAAATTTGTCGCCAAAGTAAAAAAAGCGACTAA
- a CDS encoding MATE family efflux transporter: MTEAGGTMDRSHSLGEEKISTLLWRFSLPAIIGMVVNAFYNVIDSIFVGRGVGEIGLTAVTIAFPIMIVLMGFGMLVGVGAAAVVSLRMGEKQQEQAEKILGNAFTLSMLLSAAFTGSVLLFLDPILIMLGAEQDVLPYAREFTRIIVLGSPFMYIGFGLNNIVRAEGNPQMAMSTTLISAGLNIVLNPLFIFTFHLGIGGSALATVISQGVSAIWVLVYFLRGKSVLRLRKKNFSLDKKIVRSIFEIGMSPFLMQIASSLTTVLFNYTLLRYSGELAVASIGIINRMGMLMLMPIFGISQGLQPIIGYNYGAGNYDRVKKALKIAIGAATLFSTVGFLVIQIFDKQIIMLFNDNPELILLGSEAMRINLCMLPVIGFQIIGANYFQAVGKAGYAIVLSMSRQLLLLIPLVLLLPRLLGLQGVWLASPIADFSSALLTGIFLFRELRKLSQK; the protein is encoded by the coding sequence ATGACAGAAGCTGGAGGTACCATGGATCGCTCACATTCTCTCGGGGAAGAAAAGATATCAACTCTATTGTGGAGATTTTCGCTGCCAGCAATTATCGGGATGGTAGTTAATGCTTTTTATAATGTTATCGATAGTATATTTGTAGGGCGTGGCGTAGGTGAAATTGGTCTTACGGCAGTTACGATAGCCTTTCCAATTATGATTGTATTAATGGGTTTTGGGATGTTGGTAGGAGTAGGGGCCGCTGCAGTTGTTTCTTTGAGAATGGGAGAGAAGCAGCAGGAGCAAGCGGAAAAAATATTAGGGAACGCCTTTACTCTTTCCATGCTATTATCGGCAGCTTTTACGGGATCGGTCTTGCTGTTTCTAGATCCGATCTTAATAATGTTAGGCGCAGAGCAGGATGTGCTGCCTTATGCCAGAGAGTTTACAAGAATTATTGTCCTTGGCAGTCCATTTATGTATATTGGTTTTGGTTTGAATAATATAGTACGTGCTGAGGGAAATCCTCAAATGGCCATGTCCACTACACTCATCTCTGCAGGATTAAATATTGTGTTAAATCCTTTATTCATATTTACGTTCCATTTAGGAATTGGTGGCTCGGCCTTAGCAACTGTGATATCCCAAGGAGTATCAGCCATATGGGTGTTAGTCTATTTTTTGCGGGGCAAAAGTGTATTAAGGCTGCGAAAAAAGAATTTCTCCTTAGATAAAAAGATTGTTCGCAGTATTTTCGAGATTGGAATGTCGCCTTTTTTAATGCAGATTGCTTCAAGTTTGACCACGGTTTTGTTCAATTATACGTTATTACGGTATAGTGGAGAATTGGCAGTCGCTTCCATTGGAATTATCAATCGAATGGGCATGCTCATGTTAATGCCTATTTTTGGGATTAGCCAAGGGCTTCAGCCAATCATTGGCTATAATTATGGAGCAGGGAATTATGATCGGGTTAAGAAAGCTTTAAAAATAGCAATCGGTGCTGCAACTTTATTTTCGACAGTCGGCTTCTTAGTCATTCAGATTTTTGATAAACAGATTATTATGCTGTTCAATGATAACCCTGAGCTGATTTTATTAGGGTCTGAGGCGATGCGGATTAATTTGTGTATGCTTCCGGTCATTGGTTTTCAAATTATTGGTGCTAATTATTTTCAGGCAGTGGGTAAGGCTGGTTATGCCATTGTACTTAGTATGTCGCGGCAATTACTTCTATTAATCCCTTTAGTCTTGCTATTACCAAGGCTGCTGGGCTTACAGGGGGTTTGGCTGGCAAGTCCGATAGCAGATTTCTCGTCCGCTTTGTTAACTGGCATATTCTTATTTCGCGAGCTTCGTAAGTTGAGCCAAAAGTAA
- a CDS encoding YaaR family protein — translation MKINNLGATQIPSLVERDGGSKAERSLSHFSSDLLKSQDGQSRERLNQLLAEIDKRGKRLGEVPTYAELKKYREVIRQFVGEAVGRMYTLQSQQGWDRHGRQKVYTIIKKVDATLDSLTEDVRLGEERQLDILAKQDAIRGMLVDLYT, via the coding sequence ATGAAAATAAATAATCTAGGAGCTACCCAAATACCTTCACTGGTGGAACGGGATGGGGGGAGCAAGGCGGAAAGATCCTTAAGTCATTTTTCTTCTGATCTACTTAAAAGCCAAGATGGGCAATCTCGTGAGAGGTTAAATCAATTATTGGCGGAAATAGATAAACGCGGTAAGCGTTTAGGGGAAGTGCCAACCTATGCTGAACTCAAGAAATATCGGGAAGTCATAAGGCAATTTGTCGGTGAAGCTGTGGGACGTATGTATACATTGCAATCCCAGCAGGGGTGGGATCGCCATGGGAGGCAGAAGGTGTATACAATCATCAAAAAGGTAGATGCTACCTTAGATAGTCTGACAGAAGATGTACGCCTGGGAGAAGAACGTCAATTGGATATTCTGGCGAAACAAGATGCGATTCGTGGCATGCTAGTCGATCTGTATACATAG
- the holB gene encoding DNA polymerase III subunit delta': MKWTDIIGHKEQVTMLRHMESSRRMPHAVLFAGPRGIGKNLVANVTAAALLCSDQEERPCGRCHSCQQISYGSHPDFLLIAPDGTNIKIEQIRMLQQELSMASFSGKRRVCIIDGAELMTTQAANSLLKVLEDPPGEIIFLLLAANKQVLLTTIISRCMVIAFQPLADELLAQDLMAKGYLPETSEVAARLSGGRMGIALALLEPEGLALRNQALEMIQNLMDSKLETVWHSAGVLEKMERNDILEFIKYVTYILRDILLLVTGQGKQLLFNIDVAEDLCEVADMWSERRLVTAIRAVESARRALLANANTRLTSEALLIRIYDLAREV, encoded by the coding sequence ATGAAGTGGACCGATATCATTGGGCATAAAGAGCAGGTAACCATGCTGCGTCATATGGAGAGCAGCAGACGTATGCCTCATGCTGTTTTATTTGCAGGACCTAGAGGCATTGGGAAAAACCTGGTGGCGAATGTCACTGCGGCAGCTTTATTATGCAGCGATCAAGAAGAGCGCCCTTGTGGCCGCTGCCATTCTTGTCAGCAAATATCCTATGGCAGTCATCCCGATTTTCTCCTCATTGCCCCTGATGGAACCAATATTAAGATTGAACAAATTCGAATGCTGCAGCAGGAATTGTCAATGGCATCTTTTAGTGGAAAGCGACGCGTCTGCATCATTGATGGTGCTGAGCTCATGACGACTCAAGCTGCCAATAGTCTGCTAAAAGTTCTAGAAGATCCTCCTGGGGAAATTATCTTTCTTTTATTAGCAGCCAATAAGCAAGTGCTGCTGACTACGATTATATCTCGATGCATGGTGATTGCTTTTCAGCCTTTAGCAGACGAGCTATTGGCTCAGGATTTAATGGCTAAAGGCTATTTGCCAGAAACATCGGAAGTGGCCGCCCGCTTAAGCGGCGGTCGAATGGGAATTGCACTTGCTCTTTTGGAACCTGAAGGTCTTGCCCTGCGTAATCAGGCTCTGGAAATGATCCAAAATCTAATGGATTCCAAACTGGAAACGGTTTGGCACTCAGCTGGAGTATTGGAGAAAATGGAACGTAATGATATTTTGGAATTTATAAAGTATGTAACTTATATCTTGCGTGATATACTATTGCTTGTTACTGGACAGGGCAAGCAATTGTTATTTAATATAGATGTTGCAGAAGATTTGTGTGAAGTAGCGGATATGTGGAGCGAAAGGCGGCTAGTAACAGCCATTAGGGCAGTGGAGTCAGCTAGGCGGGCTTTGCTGGCCAATGCAAATACAAGGCTTACAAGTGAAGCGTTATTGATAAGAATATATGACTTAGCAAGGGAGGTTTGA
- a CDS encoding PSP1 domain-containing protein, whose product METVVGVRFKKAGKVYYFAPGEIVLVAGDFVIVETARGLEYGEVVIGPRQVGEDAIVAPLKTVQRKATAEDGAKVEENREKQKEAFSTCEQKIKAHNLNMKLVDVEYTFDVNKIIFYFTAEGRIDFRDLVKDLAAVFRTRIELRQIGVRDEAKMMGGIGCCGRPLCCSTFLGDFEPVSIRMAKDQKLSLNPTKISGICGRLMCCLKYENDSYAPCCKKIPAPVVGREVITVDGEGKVTFVNQGKKNATILLTNGNTVIIPWEEVVEKDINV is encoded by the coding sequence GTGGAGACAGTAGTCGGAGTACGTTTTAAAAAAGCTGGCAAGGTATATTATTTTGCACCTGGTGAAATTGTCCTGGTGGCAGGAGATTTTGTAATTGTTGAAACTGCCAGAGGGTTAGAATACGGAGAAGTTGTTATTGGACCGCGTCAGGTAGGAGAGGATGCTATTGTAGCACCATTAAAAACCGTACAGCGTAAAGCCACTGCCGAAGATGGCGCTAAAGTGGAAGAGAATAGAGAAAAGCAAAAAGAAGCCTTCTCTACTTGTGAGCAGAAGATCAAGGCTCATAACTTAAATATGAAGTTAGTGGATGTAGAGTATACCTTTGATGTCAATAAAATCATTTTTTATTTCACGGCAGAAGGACGTATTGATTTTAGGGATCTAGTAAAAGATTTGGCAGCTGTATTTCGTACTCGGATAGAACTTAGGCAAATTGGAGTTCGGGATGAAGCAAAAATGATGGGGGGAATTGGTTGCTGCGGCAGACCTTTGTGCTGCTCAACGTTTCTCGGAGATTTTGAACCAGTGTCTATTAGAATGGCTAAGGATCAGAAGCTTTCATTGAATCCAACCAAAATTTCTGGCATATGCGGGCGATTGATGTGCTGCTTAAAATATGAGAATGATTCCTATGCACCTTGCTGCAAGAAAATTCCTGCACCAGTGGTCGGGCGGGAAGTCATAACTGTAGATGGAGAAGGAAAAGTTACATTTGTAAATCAAGGGAAGAAGAATGCAACGATTCTGCTGACAAATGGTAATACTGTTATTATTCCATGGGAAGAAGTAGTGGAAAAGGATATAAATGTGTAA